A part of Mycolicibacterium sp. TUM20985 genomic DNA contains:
- a CDS encoding lytic transglycosylase domain-containing protein has product MSPVRWLRAVAIVIATALLMASSCSWQTGIPIPEGVPPPPGDPVPQIDTHAKGRPADQLREWAAQRAPALGIPATALEAYAYAARVAEVENPKCHLAWTTLAGIGMVESHHGTYRGATIAPDGDITPPIRGVRLDGSMGNMAIPDTDGGVLDGDRLMDRAMGPMQFIPETWKLYGVDANNDGIVSPDNIDDAALSAAGYLCWRGKDLAKPRGWMDALRAYNLSDQYARTVRDWATAYAEGHSL; this is encoded by the coding sequence GTGTCGCCAGTGCGTTGGCTGCGGGCCGTCGCGATCGTCATCGCAACGGCCCTGCTCATGGCATCGTCCTGCTCGTGGCAGACCGGCATTCCGATCCCCGAGGGCGTGCCACCGCCGCCGGGTGACCCGGTTCCCCAGATCGACACGCACGCCAAGGGCCGGCCGGCGGACCAACTGCGGGAGTGGGCGGCGCAGCGCGCACCCGCTCTCGGCATCCCGGCGACGGCGCTGGAGGCCTACGCGTACGCGGCGCGGGTCGCCGAGGTGGAGAACCCGAAATGCCACCTGGCCTGGACCACGCTGGCGGGGATCGGCATGGTCGAGAGCCACCACGGCACCTACCGCGGCGCGACGATCGCCCCCGACGGTGACATCACGCCGCCCATCCGCGGGGTCCGGCTCGACGGTTCGATGGGCAACATGGCAATCCCGGACACCGACGGCGGCGTACTGGACGGCGATCGCCTGATGGACCGGGCGATGGGGCCGATGCAGTTCATCCCCGAGACCTGGAAGCTGTACGGCGTCGATGCGAACAACGACGGCATCGTCAGCCCCGACAACATCGACGACGCGGCGCTGTCCGCGGCGGGATATCTCTGCTGGCGCGGGAAGGACCTCGCCAAGCCGCGGGGCTGGATGGACGCGCTGCGCGCCTACAACTTGTCCGACCAGTACGCCAGGACGGTCCGGGACTGGGCGACCGCCTACGCCGAAGGTCATTCCCTGTGA
- the eno gene encoding phosphopyruvate hydratase: protein MPVIEQIAAREILDSRGNPTIEVEVVLDDGTFARAAVPSGASTGEHEAVELRDGGDRYGGKGVEKAVKAVLDELAPAVIHLNADDQRLVDQALLDCDGTPDKSRLGANAILGVSLAVAKAAADAAGLPLFRYLGGPNAHILPVPMMNIVNGGAHADTGVDVQEFMVAPIGAPSFKEALRWGAEVYHSLKSVLKKQGLATGLGDEGGFAPDIAGTRAALDLISIAIEATGLKLGSDVALALDVAATEFHTEGKGYAFEKETRTAAQMTEFYAGLIDAYPLVSIEDPLSEDDWDGWVSLTSAIGDRVQIVGDDLFVTNPERLEEGIEKGAANALLVKVNQIGTLTETLDAVSLAHNSGYRTMMSHRSGETEDTTIADLAVAVGSGQIKTGAPARSERVAKYNQLLRIEEELGDAARYAGDLAFPRFVVETR from the coding sequence GTGCCCGTCATCGAGCAGATCGCAGCCCGAGAGATTCTCGACTCCCGCGGCAACCCGACCATAGAGGTCGAGGTGGTGCTCGATGACGGCACCTTCGCCCGCGCGGCGGTGCCGTCGGGCGCCTCGACCGGTGAACACGAGGCCGTCGAACTCCGCGACGGCGGCGACCGCTACGGCGGCAAGGGCGTCGAAAAGGCGGTCAAGGCCGTCCTCGACGAGCTCGCCCCGGCCGTGATCCATCTCAACGCCGACGATCAGCGGCTCGTCGACCAGGCGCTGCTCGACTGCGACGGCACCCCGGACAAGTCCCGCCTCGGCGCCAACGCGATTCTCGGGGTCTCCCTCGCCGTGGCGAAGGCGGCCGCCGACGCCGCAGGCCTTCCCCTGTTCCGCTACCTCGGCGGACCCAACGCCCACATCCTGCCGGTGCCGATGATGAACATCGTCAACGGCGGCGCCCACGCCGATACCGGCGTCGACGTCCAGGAGTTCATGGTGGCGCCGATCGGTGCGCCGTCATTCAAGGAGGCGCTGCGCTGGGGTGCCGAGGTCTACCACTCGCTGAAGTCGGTCCTCAAGAAGCAGGGTCTGGCCACGGGTCTCGGTGACGAGGGCGGCTTCGCCCCGGACATCGCGGGCACCAGGGCGGCGCTCGACCTGATCAGCATTGCCATCGAGGCGACCGGCTTGAAGTTGGGCTCCGACGTGGCGCTGGCCCTCGACGTGGCGGCGACCGAATTCCACACCGAGGGCAAGGGTTACGCGTTCGAGAAGGAGACCCGCACGGCCGCCCAGATGACGGAGTTCTACGCCGGACTCATCGACGCCTACCCGCTGGTGTCCATCGAGGATCCGCTGTCCGAGGACGACTGGGACGGGTGGGTGTCGCTCACGTCGGCGATCGGTGACCGGGTCCAGATCGTCGGCGACGACCTGTTCGTCACCAACCCCGAGCGGCTCGAGGAGGGCATCGAGAAGGGTGCGGCCAACGCGCTGCTGGTGAAGGTCAACCAAATCGGCACGCTCACCGAGACTTTGGACGCCGTCTCGCTGGCGCACAACAGCGGGTACCGCACGATGATGAGCCACCGCTCGGGCGAGACCGAGGACACCACGATCGCCGATCTGGCCGTCGCCGTGGGCAGCGGGCAGATCAAGACCGGCGCGCCCGCCCGCAGTGAGCGCGTCGCCAAGTACAACCAGCTGCTGCGCATCGAGGAGGAGCTCGGCGACGCCGCACGGTACGCCGGCGACCTCGCGTTCCCGCGGTTCGTCGTCGAGACCCGATAG
- a CDS encoding FtsB family cell division protein: MPDAKRPDPRRRTPASRPGKGGGRPRGASPIRREPRAIEPRPAPESAAEVTDDESGDDAATGVIEPIKRAIADAAEQQSDQRLGSAARRAAILAAVVCVLTLTIAGPVRTYFAQRTEMKQLSDAEAQLRSQISDLEQQKIKLGDPVYIAAQARERLGFVMPGDIPYQVQLPPGEVPQAAPGVDPVAPTSGQPWYTSLWHTIADAPHGVSQIPLAPPPPPLPAPVPPPPGG, from the coding sequence ATGCCCGACGCCAAGCGGCCCGACCCCCGGCGACGCACGCCCGCGTCGCGGCCGGGGAAGGGTGGCGGTCGGCCGCGGGGGGCGTCCCCGATCCGGCGGGAGCCGCGCGCGATCGAGCCGCGGCCCGCACCGGAGTCCGCGGCCGAGGTCACCGACGACGAATCGGGTGACGACGCGGCCACCGGCGTCATCGAACCGATCAAGAGGGCGATCGCCGACGCCGCCGAACAGCAGTCCGATCAACGGTTGGGCTCGGCGGCTCGACGCGCCGCGATCCTGGCGGCCGTGGTGTGCGTGCTGACGCTGACCATCGCGGGCCCGGTGCGGACGTACTTCGCGCAGCGGACCGAGATGAAGCAACTCTCCGATGCCGAGGCCCAATTGCGTTCGCAGATATCAGATTTGGAGCAGCAGAAGATCAAGCTCGGCGACCCGGTGTACATCGCGGCACAGGCCCGCGAGCGGCTGGGCTTCGTCATGCCCGGTGACATTCCCTATCAGGTGCAGCTGCCGCCGGGTGAGGTTCCGCAGGCGGCGCCCGGCGTGGATCCCGTGGCGCCGACGTCCGGCCAGCCGTGGTACACCTCGCTGTGGCACACGATCGCCGATGCGCCGCACGGGGTTTCGCAGATCCCACTGGCACCCCCGCCGCCACCACTGCCCGCTCCCGTCCCGCCGCCGCCCGGTGGTTGA
- a CDS encoding DUF501 domain-containing protein produces the protein MVDRADLDAVARQLGRDPRGVLEIAYRCPNGEPGVVKTAPTLPDGTPFPTLYYLTHPALTAAASRLESAGLMRDMTERLADDQDLADAYRRAHASYLAERDAVEPLGTTFSGGGMPDRVKCLHVVIAHSLAKGPGVNPFGDEALAMLAVEPAMAGILDREVWTS, from the coding sequence GTGGTTGACCGCGCCGATCTCGACGCCGTCGCGCGCCAACTGGGCCGTGACCCGCGAGGTGTCCTCGAGATCGCCTACCGCTGCCCCAACGGTGAACCGGGTGTGGTGAAGACCGCGCCGACACTGCCCGACGGAACACCGTTTCCGACGCTGTACTACCTGACCCATCCCGCGCTGACCGCGGCGGCCAGCCGACTGGAGTCCGCGGGGTTGATGCGGGACATGACCGAGCGGCTGGCTGATGACCAGGACCTGGCCGACGCCTACCGGCGGGCGCACGCGTCATATCTGGCCGAACGCGACGCCGTCGAGCCGTTGGGCACCACGTTCTCCGGTGGTGGCATGCCCGACCGCGTCAAGTGCCTGCACGTCGTGATCGCGCACTCGCTGGCCAAGGGTCCCGGCGTGAACCCCTTCGGCGACGAGGCACTGGCCATGCTGGCCGTCGAACCGGCAATGGCCGGAATCCTGGACCGAGAGGTATGGACGTCATGA
- a CDS encoding Ppx/GppA phosphatase family protein, translating into MTRVAAIDCGTNSIRLLIADVTGDGLTDVHREMRIVRLGEGVDATGSFAPAALLRTRAALADYAFLLQTHGVTTVRMVATSATRDAANRDEFFAMTADVLGEVVPGAVAEVITGTEEAELSFRGAVGELDSTAAPFVVVDLGGGSTEVVLGSAAGVEASYSANIGCVRLTERCLASDPPTEAEVADARAVVRDGLAEAFAAVPVERAQTWVGVAGTMTTLSALALNLATYDSEAIHLSRVGFDDLLTVCGGLLAMTRRQRAALGPMHEGRVDVIGGGAIVVEELARALGERAGIDELVVSEHDILDGIAFSIA; encoded by the coding sequence ATGACGAGGGTCGCTGCAATCGACTGTGGTACCAACTCGATTCGGCTGCTGATCGCCGACGTGACGGGCGACGGGCTGACCGACGTGCACCGCGAGATGCGGATCGTGCGGCTCGGCGAGGGCGTCGACGCGACGGGCAGCTTCGCCCCGGCCGCCCTCCTGCGGACGCGGGCGGCGCTGGCCGACTACGCCTTCCTGTTGCAGACCCACGGGGTAACGACGGTGCGGATGGTCGCGACGTCGGCGACCCGCGATGCGGCCAACCGCGACGAGTTCTTCGCGATGACGGCCGACGTGCTGGGCGAGGTGGTGCCGGGTGCCGTCGCCGAGGTCATCACCGGTACCGAGGAGGCCGAGCTGTCATTCCGCGGCGCTGTCGGCGAACTCGACTCCACCGCAGCACCTTTCGTCGTCGTCGACCTCGGTGGCGGATCGACGGAGGTGGTACTGGGCAGCGCGGCCGGCGTGGAGGCGAGTTACTCCGCGAACATCGGCTGCGTGCGGCTGACCGAACGGTGCCTGGCTTCCGACCCGCCCACCGAGGCCGAGGTGGCCGATGCGCGCGCGGTCGTCCGTGACGGTCTCGCGGAGGCCTTCGCGGCCGTCCCCGTGGAGCGGGCGCAGACCTGGGTCGGCGTGGCGGGCACGATGACCACCCTGTCGGCGCTGGCGCTGAATCTGGCGACCTACGACTCCGAGGCCATTCACCTGTCCCGCGTCGGGTTCGACGATCTGCTGACGGTCTGCGGCGGGCTGCTCGCGATGACACGCCGCCAGCGTGCGGCGCTGGGACCGATGCACGAGGGCCGGGTGGACGTGATCGGTGGCGGCGCCATCGTGGTCGAGGAGCTGGCGCGCGCCCTTGGCGAGCGGGCCGGGATCGACGAGCTGGTGGTCAGCGAGCACGACATCCTCGACGGCATCGCCTTTTCGATTGCCTAG
- a CDS encoding propionyl-CoA synthetase, translated as MARYREMFDASIEDARTFWGDAAREVTWTKAPQRVLDDDHPPFYRWFPDGELNTCANALDRHVEHGRGEQAALIYDSPLAGTKRTYTYRELLDETARFAGVLRGLGVGKGDRVVIYMPMVPEAVIAMLACARLGAVHSVVFGGFAAHELAVRIDDARPAVVVSASCGIEPTRIVDYKSMVDHALDLAEHTTPACVVLQRDQAPCELTPGRDVSWADAMTDAQPVDPVPVAATDPLYVLYTSGTTGKPKGIVRDNGGHAVALLWTMRHIYDTEPGDVYWAASDVGWVVGHSYIVYGPLLLGATTVLYEGKPVATPDAGAFWRVVAEYGVKALFSAPTAIRAIKKDDPDATLLTRYDVSSLRYLFQAGERLDPATYHWASEKLGIPVVDHWWQTETGWSIAAAPMGVETMPIKPGSATVPMPGYDVRVLRPDGTQCAAGEEGSICIKLPLPPGTLPTLWGDDDRYVASYLSAFEGYYLSGDGGYLDWDGYLFVMGRTDDTINIAGHRLSTGAIEAALATHPAVAECAVIGVSDPIKGQVPRGFVVLKSGASADGLVEELVAAVRDNIGAVASLKRVDIVPALPKTRSGKILRKTMRGIADGRDEPVPSTIEDVGVLDALTSILKSEPMRE; from the coding sequence ATGGCCAGGTACCGCGAAATGTTCGACGCCAGTATCGAAGACGCACGCACCTTTTGGGGCGACGCCGCCCGCGAGGTGACGTGGACCAAGGCCCCGCAGCGCGTCCTCGACGACGACCATCCGCCGTTCTACCGGTGGTTCCCGGACGGCGAGCTCAACACCTGCGCGAACGCCCTCGACCGCCACGTCGAGCACGGCCGCGGCGAGCAGGCCGCCCTCATCTACGACTCGCCGCTGGCCGGCACCAAACGCACCTACACCTACCGCGAGCTCCTCGACGAGACCGCGCGCTTCGCGGGGGTGCTGCGCGGGCTCGGCGTCGGGAAGGGCGACCGCGTCGTCATCTACATGCCGATGGTGCCCGAGGCCGTCATCGCGATGCTGGCCTGCGCCCGACTCGGCGCCGTGCACTCGGTGGTGTTCGGCGGTTTCGCGGCGCACGAGCTCGCGGTCCGCATCGACGACGCGCGCCCGGCCGTCGTCGTGTCGGCGTCGTGCGGTATCGAACCCACACGCATCGTCGACTACAAGTCGATGGTGGACCACGCGCTCGACCTCGCCGAGCACACCACTCCCGCCTGCGTCGTCCTCCAGCGCGATCAGGCGCCGTGCGAGCTGACGCCCGGCCGCGACGTCTCGTGGGCCGACGCGATGACCGACGCACAGCCCGTCGATCCGGTGCCCGTGGCCGCGACCGATCCGCTCTACGTGCTCTACACCTCCGGGACGACCGGCAAGCCCAAGGGCATCGTCCGCGACAACGGCGGCCACGCCGTCGCCCTGCTGTGGACGATGCGCCACATCTACGACACCGAACCCGGCGACGTGTACTGGGCCGCGTCCGACGTCGGCTGGGTGGTCGGCCACTCCTACATCGTCTACGGCCCGCTGCTGCTCGGCGCCACCACCGTGCTCTACGAAGGCAAGCCGGTGGCAACCCCCGACGCGGGAGCGTTCTGGCGGGTCGTCGCCGAATACGGTGTAAAGGCGCTCTTCTCGGCGCCGACGGCCATCCGCGCCATCAAGAAGGACGACCCCGACGCCACCCTCCTCACCCGCTACGACGTGTCCTCGCTTCGCTACCTGTTCCAGGCGGGCGAGCGACTGGACCCCGCGACGTACCACTGGGCTTCGGAGAAGCTCGGCATCCCCGTCGTCGACCACTGGTGGCAGACCGAGACCGGCTGGTCGATCGCGGCTGCGCCGATGGGCGTCGAGACGATGCCGATCAAACCCGGCTCGGCGACCGTGCCGATGCCCGGTTATGACGTCCGCGTCCTCCGACCCGACGGAACGCAGTGCGCCGCAGGCGAAGAGGGGTCGATCTGCATCAAGCTCCCGCTGCCGCCGGGCACCCTGCCGACGCTGTGGGGTGACGACGATCGCTACGTCGCGTCGTATCTGTCGGCGTTCGAGGGCTACTACCTCTCGGGGGACGGCGGCTATCTCGACTGGGACGGCTACCTGTTCGTCATGGGCCGCACCGACGACACCATCAACATCGCCGGGCACCGGTTGTCGACCGGCGCCATCGAGGCGGCCCTCGCGACGCATCCCGCGGTCGCCGAGTGCGCGGTGATCGGTGTTTCCGACCCGATCAAGGGCCAGGTGCCTAGAGGGTTCGTCGTGCTGAAGTCGGGCGCGTCCGCCGACGGTCTGGTCGAGGAGTTGGTCGCCGCGGTCCGGGACAACATCGGTGCGGTCGCCAGCCTCAAACGCGTCGACATCGTGCCCGCCCTACCGAAGACCCGGTCGGGCAAGATCCTGCGCAAGACCATGCGCGGCATCGCCGACGGCCGCGACGAACCCGTTCCGTCGACGATCGAGGACGTTGGCGTTCTCGACGCCCTCACATCGATCCTCAAGTCCGAACCCATGAGGGAGTGA
- a CDS encoding alpha/beta fold hydrolase yields MSSLVPAIDGVRRSFVEARGVRFHVTEAGPPDGRPVLALHGWPQHHWVYRDLLADPPPGLRIIAPDLPGYGWSGPAPHAWAKDDVAADVLALMDAMGLDRVLLVGHDWGGFVGYRMVLAEPERFDGYLVMNMAHPWQTPRTILPHFWRFLAYQPFVASIGMLLQRRTPYLERVIYRVGPKAHRVKPADARIYAERFRDPVVARAATDTYRTFLLRELPAGAREPEQRRATVPIRALFGMADFAVHPSLADPATANADDYTFEPVDCGHFVIDERPELVRAKLIAFAEETAPPTP; encoded by the coding sequence GTGAGTAGTCTCGTGCCGGCGATCGATGGCGTGCGCAGGTCCTTCGTCGAGGCCCGCGGGGTGCGCTTCCACGTCACCGAGGCGGGTCCTCCGGACGGCAGGCCGGTGCTGGCCCTGCACGGCTGGCCACAGCACCACTGGGTGTACCGCGACTTGCTCGCCGACCCCCCTCCCGGGTTGCGGATCATCGCGCCCGACCTGCCGGGCTACGGGTGGTCCGGGCCTGCGCCGCACGCATGGGCCAAGGACGACGTCGCCGCTGACGTGCTGGCCTTGATGGACGCGATGGGTCTCGATCGGGTGCTGCTCGTCGGACACGACTGGGGTGGCTTCGTGGGGTACCGGATGGTGCTGGCCGAGCCGGAGCGGTTCGACGGCTACCTGGTGATGAACATGGCGCACCCCTGGCAGACGCCGCGGACCATCCTGCCGCACTTCTGGCGGTTCCTGGCCTACCAACCGTTCGTGGCCTCGATCGGCATGCTGCTGCAGCGGCGGACGCCGTACCTGGAGCGCGTCATCTACCGGGTCGGCCCCAAGGCGCATCGCGTCAAGCCCGCCGACGCGCGCATCTACGCCGAACGCTTCCGCGATCCCGTGGTGGCCCGCGCCGCGACCGACACCTACCGCACGTTCCTGCTGCGTGAATTGCCAGCGGGAGCAAGGGAACCCGAGCAGCGCCGGGCGACGGTGCCGATCCGCGCGCTGTTCGGGATGGCGGACTTCGCCGTGCACCCGTCACTCGCCGACCCCGCGACCGCCAACGCCGACGACTACACGTTCGAGCCGGTCGATTGCGGGCACTTCGTCATCGACGAACGCCCCGAGCTGGTGCGGGCGAAGCTGATCGCCTTCGCCGAGGAGACCGCCCCGCCCACGCCCTAG
- a CDS encoding class I SAM-dependent methyltransferase, with translation MTDDWRAINLANWESRVPMHTGPDGYDLASFDDPAYLSPVVRYDLPRLGRLDGRDVVHLQCHIGTDTVSLARLGAKSVTGLDFSASAVAAGRTLAARAGADVAFVEADLHDAVDALGPGCADVVYTGIGALCWLPDVRRWAGIVATLLRPGGRLFIREGHPVLWAMSDPRPDGLLVIEYPYFETAGTVFVEHDSYAGSGTVESPESVVFNHGLGEIFSALLDAGLVITAFEEHRELAWNYFGEAMSPSPDFEGEFILTSGGERMPMTYTLQAFKIDSQK, from the coding sequence ATGACCGACGACTGGCGTGCCATCAACCTGGCGAATTGGGAGTCGCGGGTGCCGATGCACACCGGTCCCGACGGCTACGACCTCGCGAGCTTCGACGACCCGGCGTACCTGTCCCCGGTGGTGCGCTACGACCTGCCGAGGCTCGGGCGGCTCGACGGGCGGGACGTCGTCCACCTGCAGTGTCACATCGGTACCGACACCGTGTCGCTGGCGCGGCTGGGAGCAAAGTCGGTAACGGGTCTGGACTTCTCTGCCTCCGCCGTGGCGGCGGGACGCACACTGGCTGCCCGCGCGGGCGCCGACGTCGCGTTCGTCGAGGCCGATCTGCACGACGCCGTCGACGCGCTCGGACCCGGCTGCGCCGACGTCGTATACACCGGGATCGGAGCGCTGTGTTGGCTGCCCGACGTTCGCCGCTGGGCGGGGATCGTCGCCACGCTGCTGAGGCCCGGTGGCCGCTTGTTCATCCGGGAGGGCCACCCCGTGCTGTGGGCGATGAGCGACCCTCGCCCGGACGGGCTGCTGGTCATCGAATACCCCTACTTCGAAACGGCGGGAACGGTTTTCGTCGAGCACGACAGCTATGCGGGATCGGGCACCGTCGAGTCGCCGGAATCGGTCGTGTTCAATCATGGTCTCGGCGAGATCTTCTCTGCGCTGCTCGACGCCGGGCTGGTGATCACCGCGTTCGAGGAGCATCGGGAACTCGCCTGGAACTACTTCGGCGAGGCAATGTCACCGAGCCCCGACTTCGAGGGTGAGTTCATCCTCACCAGCGGTGGCGAGCGAATGCCGATGACCTATACGCTGCAGGCATTCAAGATCGACTCGCAGAAGTAA
- a CDS encoding TetR/AcrR family transcriptional regulator produces the protein MTDTRRLSPGRHQLSRDEVRTNQRERIFAALETVMSVKGYPDTSVADVIKGAGVSRQTFYQMFRSKQDCFVAGFAERQGAVIELIMATPESDDPMTRFESLLSNYLAAMAANPALSRLYLIGVYAAGREAIAVRLGLQQQFVDGVAMVFGARTDLHRFSCQALVAAISTLVTNALLDDDPQTVLDLTKPLVEVARKIMTQQ, from the coding sequence ATGACCGACACCAGACGACTCAGTCCAGGGCGGCATCAGCTCAGTCGTGACGAGGTCCGGACCAACCAGCGCGAGCGCATCTTCGCCGCACTCGAGACCGTGATGTCGGTGAAGGGTTACCCGGACACCAGCGTGGCCGACGTCATCAAGGGCGCCGGCGTCTCTCGGCAGACCTTCTACCAAATGTTCCGTTCCAAACAGGACTGCTTCGTCGCGGGCTTCGCAGAGCGGCAGGGGGCGGTGATCGAGCTGATCATGGCTACACCCGAGTCCGATGACCCGATGACCCGCTTCGAAAGCCTGCTGAGCAATTACCTCGCCGCGATGGCCGCGAACCCGGCGCTGTCCCGCCTGTATCTGATCGGCGTGTACGCGGCTGGGCGGGAGGCGATTGCCGTGCGCCTCGGACTCCAGCAGCAGTTCGTCGACGGTGTCGCGATGGTGTTCGGCGCCAGGACGGACCTGCACCGCTTCAGTTGTCAGGCCTTGGTCGCGGCGATCTCCACGCTGGTGACCAATGCCCTGCTCGACGACGATCCTCAGACGGTGCTCGATCTGACCAAGCCGCTCGTCGAGGTCGCCAGGAAGATCATGACCCAGCAGTAG
- a CDS encoding response regulator: MIKTRVLVIDDEPQILRALRINLTVRGYDVDTADTGANALRLAAEHKPDVVVLDLGLPDMSGIEVLQGLRGWLTAPVIVLSARTDSSDKVEALDAGADDYVTKPFGMDEFLARLRAAVRRGAAASETDQPVIETASFTVDLAAKKVIREGAEVHLTPTEWGMLEMLVRNRGKLVGREELLKEVWGPAYAKETHYLRVYLAQLRRKLEADPSHPKHLLTEAGMGYRFQE, translated from the coding sequence ATGATCAAGACCCGGGTGCTGGTGATCGACGACGAGCCGCAGATCCTGCGCGCGCTTCGCATCAACCTGACCGTTCGCGGCTACGACGTGGACACCGCCGATACGGGCGCGAATGCGCTGCGCCTCGCCGCCGAACACAAGCCCGACGTCGTCGTCCTCGACCTCGGCCTGCCCGACATGTCCGGCATCGAGGTCCTGCAGGGCCTCAGGGGTTGGCTGACCGCGCCGGTCATCGTGCTGTCGGCGCGCACCGACTCCTCGGACAAGGTCGAGGCACTCGACGCCGGCGCCGACGACTACGTGACCAAGCCGTTCGGCATGGACGAGTTCCTCGCCCGGTTGCGCGCCGCGGTGCGCCGTGGCGCCGCCGCCTCCGAGACTGACCAGCCGGTGATCGAAACTGCCTCCTTCACAGTCGATCTGGCGGCCAAGAAGGTGATCAGAGAGGGCGCCGAGGTGCATCTGACCCCCACCGAGTGGGGCATGCTCGAAATGCTGGTGCGCAACCGCGGCAAGCTGGTAGGCCGCGAGGAGTTGCTCAAGGAGGTGTGGGGACCGGCCTACGCCAAGGAGACCCACTACCTTCGGGTCTACCTCGCGCAGCTGCGCCGCAAACTCGAGGCGGACCCCAGCCATCCCAAGCACCTGCTGACCGAGGCCGGCATGGGGTATCGCTTCCAGGAGTAG